A single window of Chloroflexota bacterium DNA harbors:
- a CDS encoding triose-phosphate isomerase — MRTPIIAGNWKMHKTIAEATALVREMRRELDAIEDVEVVLCPPFTALSAVAELVHATKIKLGAQDMYWEDQGAFTGAISPIMLRELCQYVIIGHSERRQYFGETDEGVNRKVKAALKHGLIPIICVGENLAQNEAGQTEAVVSAQVRAALQDLNATQVKALVIAYEPVWAIGTGKPATGIGANAIIGQVVRGTIASLFGESTAKVLRIQYGGSVSPENIAEFMTQPEIDGALVGGASLTAAKFVAITRIAAMSKQRGTGSPK; from the coding sequence ATGCGTACACCGATCATTGCCGGAAACTGGAAAATGCACAAAACGATCGCAGAGGCAACTGCACTGGTTCGGGAGATGCGCCGAGAACTTGATGCAATCGAGGATGTGGAGGTCGTGCTTTGTCCACCTTTCACAGCTTTGTCCGCTGTAGCAGAACTCGTCCACGCGACCAAGATCAAGCTAGGCGCTCAGGATATGTATTGGGAGGACCAGGGTGCATTCACTGGAGCAATCTCCCCTATTATGTTAAGGGAACTGTGTCAGTACGTCATTATTGGACACTCGGAACGTCGCCAGTATTTTGGAGAGACGGATGAAGGCGTCAACCGCAAGGTTAAAGCCGCACTCAAGCATGGTTTGATTCCTATTATCTGTGTTGGCGAAAATCTAGCGCAGAACGAGGCAGGACAGACGGAAGCAGTGGTCAGTGCGCAAGTGCGAGCTGCACTGCAGGATCTCAACGCTACCCAAGTGAAAGCATTGGTCATAGCCTACGAACCCGTCTGGGCTATTGGCACAGGGAAGCCAGCAACCGGCATCGGAGCCAATGCCATTATTGGCCAAGTAGTGCGGGGCACTATAGCCTCCCTGTTTGGCGAGAGCACTGCCAAGGTTTTGCGCATTCAATATGGCGGTAGTGTTAGCCCAGAAAACATCGCCGAATTCATGACGCAGCCGGAGATTGATGGTGCATTAGTGGGAGGTGCTAGTCTGACCGCGGCCAAGTTTGTCGCC